The genomic interval GTGTTCAGCGACAAAACACCCAATCCGATCATAAATGTATATTTAAGCATTGAAATCTTCAATATCATGACTTATTCTTTGTTATTAAGTTTGTCTAAACGTTCGGTAGCTTCGGGGATGATGTCATCCTCTTTGTTTTCATAATTTTCTAAGATGCTCTCCAATGTACTTTTTGCCTGGAACTCATCTTTCAGAGCAACGTACGTGTCGGCTAAGAGTATAAAGCTTTTGGCTACCCAGTAATCATGCGATGGCATGTTTTTAATCAGATCAAAAGCGGTAGCCTGAGCAGCCTTAATCCCTTTTTCTTCAAACTGCAGACGTCCAAAATTATATTTAGCTTCAGCGCCTACGACAGTTTGACTACCGTTGGCTGCAGCCTCGAATTCTTTTTTAGCAGCGGCCTTGTTTTCTTGAGCTAAATATGCTTTTCCAGAATACAAATGTGCTCGCGCGATATCCTCTTCAGAAGATTTTTCATAGCCTTTTACGAAGCCTGCATATTTTAACGTCTCATCCATTTCACCCATCATGTAGTATGATTTCATAAGGTTGTTTACAGCAAAACCGTAATTGGCTACATAGTCAGAAGTTAATTCAAGTTTTTTCAGCGGAGCGATTGCTTCGTTGTATTGCTCCAGATCTAAGTGTAATTGAGATACGCTGATTAAGGTACGTTCCGTATAAGGGCTCGTCCAGTCATTCAGAATAATGTTATAATCATGTAAAGCTTCTTTCGGTTTTCCTGTTTTCCAAAGGCTTTCAGCTCGGATAAAGCGAGCATATTTCTCTTGGATTGGTTTTGGAAACTTATCGAAATATGCGTTGATTGCTTCAACTGCAGCTTCGTATTCGCCACGAGCAAATAGTCCGTTTGCCGCTTGGAATGTAATATTATCTTGCTCTGCAGTTGAAAGGTTACCAATATTTGTCGTTTGCGCATAGCTTAGATAGCCTTGCGCATCACCTTGGTCTATGTAAATGTTCTGTATGGTTTTCAGAGCTAACTTCGCTTCATCGGTTGTAGAATAGTCTTCAACAACACGTTGAAATGTTTTTATTGCTTCGTCATTCTCCTGTTTATTATATTGAACGAGTCCAATCGTAATCAAAGCTCTTGGTACATAGCTACTGCGAGGATATTCTTCAATCATTTCTTGAAGTCCGGTAATCGAAGTTTCATAATCCCCCTGCAAAAAGCGCGAATATGGGATCTCAAATGCAGCGTCATCTGAGTAGTTGGAATTAGGGAATTGTTCTTGAAGCTCGATCAGTGTCGCGATCTTAGTCTCGATATCACCTTGTAAGCCTTGTATAATACCTCTTTGATAGAGCGCATAATCTTCACCCTTCACTTTTGCACTGATCAATTTATTGTACTGTGTCATTGCCCGGTCGTAGCTTCTCAGCGAGAAGTAAGAATCTCCCAAACGGGCAATCGCATCGTTACGGGTATTTTGATCAGAATCACTACTTGCTAAGAAACGTTCGAAGTAGTTTGCTGCTGTTGAAAATGATGAATTTCGGTAAGCTGCATAGGCAAGGGCATAATTAGCATAGCTGTAAACTGATGTGCTTTTTGCAACTGGATAACGAAGGAATTTATCAAAATTAACGACAGCTTCACCGTATTTACGCACCTCGTACATAGCTTCAGCTTTCCAGTAAGTCGCTAATGCTTGTATATTGGGGTCAGCAGGCACACTTTCCGAACGCATAAATAATGAAATTGCATTTTCAAATGCACGCTCGTTGTAATGTTCTAAGCCTCTGAAATATGTAACTTTTTGGTAGGCGGCGTTGGCCTCCCTACCCCGGTTAGGGATTGTTTCTAATATATTGACAGCCTCACTGTAATTTTTGGTCGTTAATAGAATCTCTGCAAGCAAAGTCTTCGCCTCATCTGTATTTTCTGAATTCGGATAGGTTTTTAGGAAACTTTGCGTCGCCTCTAACGCCACTTGATGGAACTCGAGTTCGTATGATAGTTTTGCATAATTCAGTGCACCTTCTTCTTGAAGCTCGGGATCGAAATCAAGTTTAGAAGCTCTAAAGAAGGCATTACGGGCGCTTTGTTTATTGCCTTTTTGCAAGAAAGCATCACCTAGGGTAATCATACCAGCCTGATAGTATGCTTCAGGTTGGTCCATTTTCTCAAGTTCAGCAATCGCTTTGTCGAGATCTCCTTCAGTATAGGCTATATAACCGATGTTGTAGGTGTCCTGATTGCTTTGTGTCGCACCCTGATCTGCCGCCTGATACCTATCATAGTAGATCTTGGAGTTTTCTAAATCCCCTTTTGAGAAATATGTCGCACCGACAATACGGAGCAGGTCGGTTTCACTTTCTTGTTTCGTTGTTTCTAATATTGGAATTGCATAAGCTAGTACATCATCATAGCGTTTGTCCAAGTAATAGAGAGATGCGATGTAGTAGGGGTAGCTGCTTTCAAATTGTTTTGATCCTTTTAATCTTTCAAATTCTGATAAAGCTGTTTTGTATTCGCCATCTAAGTATGCTAAATAAGCATAGTAGTAAATAGCAGACTCATTATAAGGAGAGCGTTCGTTTTTAAGACGTTCAAGCATAGGTTTGGCCTCTTGAAGCCGATCCTTTTTGAAATACGAATAGGCGAGTTTGAAACGGTACTCAGAACTTTCTAGGCCACTCAAAGCACCTGCATCTAACTTCTCAAACCATTCAATAGCTTTATCGTAATTCTTTTGACCAAAATAAGATCTTCCCACCTGGTAATATGCTGCTTTGGTACTAGAACTTGTCGGATAATCTTTGATGAATTTAAGGAACAGGTTTTCTGCATCTATATTGCCCATTTCTAAGGCGCATACCGCTTGGTAAAAACGGGCTTTTTCTTTCAATAAGCTTGCCTGAGCCTGTTCATCTTCTTGAATAACAGATCTTATCCGTGTGTTCTCAACTTTGTCGAACTGTTTTGAGGCAGCAACATATTTTCCACGCTCGTACAGTTCCATTCCACTTTTATAAGCTTCGTCTATCTCTTGCCAGGCTCCTTGCTGTGCATAAGCTCCGCCAGCAAGTAAGCTAAGAGCAAGACTGATTTGAGTGAATTTTTTAAACATATTGTCTAATATTCTTTTTGTGCTAAGATAAGATGATTATTAATTTTTTAAACAATTTATGCC from Pedobacter indicus carries:
- a CDS encoding tetratricopeptide repeat protein, with product MFKKFTQISLALSLLAGGAYAQQGAWQEIDEAYKSGMELYERGKYVAASKQFDKVENTRIRSVIQEDEQAQASLLKEKARFYQAVCALEMGNIDAENLFLKFIKDYPTSSSTKAAYYQVGRSYFGQKNYDKAIEWFEKLDAGALSGLESSEYRFKLAYSYFKKDRLQEAKPMLERLKNERSPYNESAIYYYAYLAYLDGEYKTALSEFERLKGSKQFESSYPYYIASLYYLDKRYDDVLAYAIPILETTKQESETDLLRIVGATYFSKGDLENSKIYYDRYQAADQGATQSNQDTYNIGYIAYTEGDLDKAIAELEKMDQPEAYYQAGMITLGDAFLQKGNKQSARNAFFRASKLDFDPELQEEGALNYAKLSYELEFHQVALEATQSFLKTYPNSENTDEAKTLLAEILLTTKNYSEAVNILETIPNRGREANAAYQKVTYFRGLEHYNERAFENAISLFMRSESVPADPNIQALATYWKAEAMYEVRKYGEAVVNFDKFLRYPVAKSTSVYSYANYALAYAAYRNSSFSTAANYFERFLASSDSDQNTRNDAIARLGDSYFSLRSYDRAMTQYNKLISAKVKGEDYALYQRGIIQGLQGDIETKIATLIELQEQFPNSNYSDDAAFEIPYSRFLQGDYETSITGLQEMIEEYPRSSYVPRALITIGLVQYNKQENDEAIKTFQRVVEDYSTTDEAKLALKTIQNIYIDQGDAQGYLSYAQTTNIGNLSTAEQDNITFQAANGLFARGEYEAAVEAINAYFDKFPKPIQEKYARFIRAESLWKTGKPKEALHDYNIILNDWTSPYTERTLISVSQLHLDLEQYNEAIAPLKKLELTSDYVANYGFAVNNLMKSYYMMGEMDETLKYAGFVKGYEKSSEEDIARAHLYSGKAYLAQENKAAAKKEFEAAANGSQTVVGAEAKYNFGRLQFEEKGIKAAQATAFDLIKNMPSHDYWVAKSFILLADTYVALKDEFQAKSTLESILENYENKEDDIIPEATERLDKLNNKE